A window of the Diospyros lotus cultivar Yz01 unplaced genomic scaffold, ASM1463336v1 superscaf1, whole genome shotgun sequence genome harbors these coding sequences:
- the LOC127792777 gene encoding uncharacterized protein LOC127792777 has protein sequence MGRALLRQLSRCFFSLQTFRSYSCNAKVNTLSFGPVSLSAFPCVKPRYFSSKSDAFIKIPHSVPETNSPQNEDSSAEVEDVSKEELKRRIEKYFEGDEEVIPSIFEAILKRKLTGKHDESDNELMEEFGHKPSEGDSHEEFDSD, from the exons ATGGGAAGAGCTCTGCTCAGGCAGCTCTCGCGCTGTTTCTTCTCTCTTCAGACATTCAGATCATACTCTTGTAATGCTAAGGTTAATACTCTATCATTTGGGCCTGTTTCTTTATCTGCTTTTCCTTGCGTGAAACCCAGATATTTCTCTTCCAAGAGCGATGCTTTCATCAAAATCCCCCACTCTGTTCCGGAAACCAACTCGCCCCAGAACGAGGATTCATCCGCCGAGGTGGAGGATGTCAGCAAGGAAG AGCTGAAAAGACGAATAGAGAAATACTTTGAAGGGGATGAAGAAGTAATTCCATCAATATTTGAAGCAATATTGAAGAGGAAGCTGACTGGGAAACATGATGAGTCTGACAATGAATTGATGGAGGAATTTGGCCATAAGCCATCAGAGGGTGACAGCCACGAAGAGTTTGATTCGGATTAG
- the LOC127792776 gene encoding reticulon-like protein B9: MVCGSPILSAVKLSFTSIVTMPNHTSSDSDDERMGKNFGRERPVHDILGGRKVADVLLWRDKRVSAAILLTISTIWFLFEVVEYNFVTLLCHITITTMLLIFIWCMGADIFKWPPPRIPDVILDDSSFREVAAVWHAKLNHFFRKCFDVACGNDFRHFILALGCLWIVSVIGNYVSTLNLLFVGCVSLLTLPYLYERYEEEVDHLVGKANRQIRKSYKKFDAEVLRKIPRGPVKEKKAK, encoded by the exons ATGGTGTGTGGTTCCCCAATTCTCTCTGCTGTAAAACTATCATTTACTTCTATAGTAACAATGCCAAATCACACATCATCTGATTCCGATGATGAAAGGATGGGGAAGAACTTTGGTCGCGAAAGACCAGTGCATGATATTcttggaggaagaaaag TCGCAGATGTGCTGTTGTGGAGGGACAAAAGGGTATCTGCTGCAATTCTTCTCACTATTTCGACAATATGGTTCCTGTTTGAGGTTGTCGAATACAATTTCGTGACCTTACTCTGTCACATTACCATTACTACAATGCTCCTAATCTTCATTTGGTGTATGGGTGCAGATATCTTCAAGTG GCCTCCTCCAAGGATCCCTGATGTTATCTTAGACGACTCCTCGTTCAGAGAAGTCGCTGCAGTCTGGCATGCAAAACTTAATCACTTCTTCAGGAAGTGCTTTGATGTTGCATGTGGAAACGATTTTAGACACTTCATTTTG GCACTTGGTTGTCTCTGGATAGTTTCAGTGATTGGGAACTATGTCAGCACCTTGAACCTTCTGTTTGTGG GTTGTGTCAGCTTGCTGACACTGCCATATCTGTATGAAAGATACGAGGAAGAAGTTGATCATCTTGTAGGGAAAGCAAACCGGCAGATAAGGAAATCATACAAGAAGTTCGATGCAGAAGTTCTCAGAAAAATTCCAAGAGGACcagtgaaagaaaagaaagccaAATGA